CGTCGTAAATTCTGCCGCTTCACCGCTGAAGACGTGAAGGAGATCGATTACAAAGATCTCAACACTCTGAAAGCATACGTATCCGAGACCGGCAAAATTGTTCCAAGCCGTATCACTGGTACAAAAGCTCGTTATCAGCGTCAGCTGGCCACCGCTATCAAGCGTGCCCGCTTCCTGGCCCTGCTGGCCTACACCGACAGCCACGGCCGCTGAGACCAGGCAGTCGACAAGTAGTAAGGGATAGAACGCATGCGCGCCATGGCTAATTTCATCATGCGCGGCCGCGTGCAGGCCTCTCTTGTAGTGGTCGGATGTGCGGCTTTGCCGTTGTTGTTTTGGTTAAGTGCTGCCGCAGGATGCCTTGTGCTTTTGCGGCGCGGTTTGAGTGATGCCGTTGGCATCCTCGCCTGGGCTTTACTGCCAGCTTTGGTCTGGTGGTATTTCGGTGAGCCTCGCACCTTTATGGTGTTGCTCGGTTCATTGGGGTTGGCAGCGTTGTTACGCGCCAGCGAGTCTTGGGTCCGCGTGCTGTTGGTTAGCGTGGCACTGGGTCTGTTGTATGCAGTGATTTTGGGAGCGGTTTTCCGCGACCCCATCGAAGTGATGGCGCAGGAGTTGCAAAAACTTCTGCCGCAAGTCCTTGATGGGCTCTACCAGCAGTTATCGGTAGAAGAGCGAGCGCGCCTGGGAGCATTGATAGCACCAGTACTAAACGGCCTGATTGCGGCTTTGTTGCAAATCGTCAGTGTGCTGACCCTGATCCTAGGGCGTTACTGGCAAGCGTTGTTGTACAACCCTGGTGGTTTTGGCCGCGAATTTCGCAGCATAAGACTCCCGAGGGTGCCAGCGTTATTGCTGCTGGTGTTCATGCTTCTGGGGCCGAATTTCGGTCCACAGATGGCGATGTTGACACCGTTGTGCAGCGTACCGCTGATGTTCGCCGGGCTGGCTTTGGTTCATGGCCTGGTTGCTGAAAAGCGACTGGGTAGGTTCTGGCTAGTAGGGTTGTACGTAACGTTGTTGCTGTTCATGCAGCTGGTCTATCCGTTGCTGGTGGTGTTTGCCATCGTCGACAGCCTGATTGATTTTCGCGGTCGTTTTGCGTCGAAAGACGTTGGTAACGGCTCTGCGGACGGTGAAGGTTAAAAGTTAAGAGGATTTTCACATGCAACTGATCCTTCTGGAAAAAGTCGCGAACCTGGGCAACCTGGGCGACAAAGTAAATGTTAAGGCCGGTTACGGTCGTAACTATCTGCTGCCGTACGGCAAAGCAACCGCTGCAACCGCTGCCAATGTGGCTGCGTTCGAAGAGCGTCGTGCTGACCTGGAAAAACTGGCTGCAGACAAAAAAGCTTCGGCTGAAACTCGCGCTGCCCAACTGGCTGAGCTGGAAGTGACTATCACTGCCACCGC
The nucleotide sequence above comes from Pseudomonas sp. AB6. Encoded proteins:
- the rplI gene encoding 50S ribosomal protein L9; amino-acid sequence: MQLILLEKVANLGNLGDKVNVKAGYGRNYLLPYGKATAATAANVAAFEERRADLEKLAADKKASAETRAAQLAELEVTITATAGDEGKLFGSIGTHDIADALTASGVEVAKSEVRLPNGTIRNVGEFDVAVHLHSDVEATVRVIVVAA
- the rpsR gene encoding 30S ribosomal protein S18 — encoded protein: MARFFRRRKFCRFTAEDVKEIDYKDLNTLKAYVSETGKIVPSRITGTKARYQRQLATAIKRARFLALLAYTDSHGR